Proteins found in one Campylobacter concisus genomic segment:
- a CDS encoding RNB domain-containing ribonuclease has protein sequence MKEFLTSLLVGIKEKEISNEDKEVLRNLLNLGAVSLHKDKFYLNNGYVCGKLDISQNATGFIMPFDKRFKQDIIVENKNLNNSHLGDIVLAKLLPLKKKRQSAKIVMSLKLANETSVVYTKRFGAAILGVNLKTGLSTTLKATQKSLKMLPLGTLLKINNLNNEIVEVLGNLEDPLSDEKISLAIYNKNDKFSEACELEAKAFGDEVDASMYPNRIDLRNLEFCTIDPVDAKDFDDAIYFDEKKREIYVAIADVSEYVTAYSAIDSEAKKRGFSIYFPHISVPMLPRALSENICSLKPDVPRLAFCFKISLDANNEVKKEELFEAIILSKRRFNYDEIDEILEGKRECEISWVKPLFKLTTKLRKKRLLHAFDFRTKELRMSLDEEGQISQTRFESDSDSHRLVEDCMLLANKAAAKLITKGVFRNHASPDFKKIDTLLEDLQLLGLDLTYENDLANLIRKIQIKADELGNREEIDKLIIKSQKKAEYSSENLGHFGLGFDRYTHFTSPIRRYSDLILHRLLKAKISKDEKLYNFLLLNIQSTCANLSELEREADKVAYDFMDRKFARWAAANIGKEVRCYVSENQNVLVAKLDDHFVGARIFITGYSANLLQKLVVKITEADIASAKIFAKVVRKIDV, from the coding sequence GTGAAAGAATTTTTAACTTCACTACTCGTCGGCATCAAAGAAAAGGAGATATCAAACGAAGATAAAGAAGTCTTACGTAATCTCCTAAATCTTGGTGCCGTAAGCTTACATAAAGATAAATTTTACCTAAACAACGGCTATGTCTGCGGCAAGCTAGACATCAGCCAAAACGCAACTGGCTTTATCATGCCATTTGACAAACGCTTCAAGCAAGACATTATCGTAGAAAATAAAAATTTAAACAACTCTCACCTTGGCGATATCGTGTTAGCAAAGCTTTTGCCACTTAAGAAAAAACGCCAGAGTGCTAAAATAGTGATGAGTCTAAAGCTTGCAAATGAGACAAGCGTGGTCTACACAAAACGCTTTGGGGCAGCTATTTTAGGTGTAAATTTAAAAACTGGACTAAGCACAACCCTAAAAGCGACACAAAAAAGCCTAAAAATGCTTCCTCTTGGGACGCTACTAAAGATAAATAACCTAAACAACGAGATAGTCGAGGTTTTAGGAAATTTAGAAGATCCGCTAAGCGACGAGAAAATTTCGCTTGCCATTTATAATAAAAATGATAAATTTAGCGAGGCTTGCGAGCTTGAGGCAAAGGCTTTTGGCGACGAAGTTGATGCTAGCATGTATCCAAACAGAATTGATCTAAGAAATTTAGAGTTTTGCACGATAGATCCGGTTGACGCCAAAGACTTTGACGATGCCATATATTTTGATGAGAAAAAGCGCGAAATTTACGTTGCTATCGCCGATGTGAGCGAGTATGTGACTGCCTATAGTGCCATTGATAGTGAAGCTAAAAAAAGAGGCTTTTCTATCTACTTTCCGCACATTTCAGTGCCGATGTTGCCGCGCGCGCTAAGTGAAAATATCTGCTCGCTAAAGCCAGACGTGCCGCGCCTTGCATTTTGTTTTAAAATTTCACTTGATGCAAACAACGAGGTAAAAAAAGAGGAGCTTTTTGAAGCGATTATCCTTTCAAAAAGGCGCTTTAACTACGATGAGATCGATGAAATTTTAGAGGGCAAAAGAGAGTGTGAAATTTCATGGGTCAAGCCACTTTTTAAACTCACCACAAAGCTTCGCAAAAAAAGGCTTTTGCATGCATTTGACTTTAGGACAAAAGAGCTTAGAATGAGCCTTGATGAAGAGGGTCAAATTTCTCAAACCAGGTTTGAAAGCGACTCTGACTCACATAGACTAGTCGAGGACTGCATGCTTTTAGCAAATAAAGCTGCCGCAAAGCTCATCACAAAGGGTGTTTTTAGAAACCACGCTTCGCCTGATTTTAAAAAGATAGATACATTACTTGAAGATTTGCAACTTTTGGGGCTTGACCTTACTTATGAAAACGATCTTGCAAATTTAATAAGGAAGATCCAAATAAAAGCCGATGAACTTGGCAACCGCGAAGAGATAGATAAGCTCATCATCAAGTCGCAAAAAAAAGCTGAATACTCGAGTGAAAATTTAGGCCACTTTGGGCTTGGATTTGATAGATACACACACTTTACAAGCCCTATTAGACGCTATTCTGATCTCATTTTGCACAGACTTTTAAAGGCTAAAATTTCAAAAGATGAGAAGCTTTACAACTTCTTGCTTTTAAACATCCAAAGCACCTGCGCAAATTTAAGCGAACTTGAAAGAGAAGCCGACAAGGTGGCCTACGACTTTATGGATAGGAAATTTGCACGCTGGGCAGCCGCAAACATCGGCAAAGAGGTGCGCTGCTATGTGAGCGAAAACCAAAATGTCTTGGTTGCCAAGCTTGATGATCATTTTGTTGGAGCTAGGATTTTCATCACTGGATACAGTGCAAATTTACTTCAAAAGCTTGTCGTAAAGATCACAGAGGCCGACATCGCGAGTGCTAAAATTTTTGCAAAAGTGGTAAGAAAGATCGATGTATAG
- the holA gene encoding DNA polymerase III subunit delta, translating to MYRKDLELNLANANLSNYFLLFGADEFQIELFGKEILSFYSSEDANLLSLYFDEYNYTQASSHLSEQSLFGGKNILYVKSDKKIPAKELKELILLCSKSQDNYFLFELYESDMKLVFDTQKAFGTNFARFFKPSTPDEAINLLAKNSAKIGLNITKNALYELYFTHNENLYLAASELTKLKSLNTHIEQDDVKRLVFGLGGINFDDFFNKFMALKDIKNDFFTYLEDPNFNEILLLNSLYKAFFRLFKIYSYIKINGRLNLDEAIGYQPPVNVANLLKTNSLKLNLNAYLEIFKTLNLVELELKTNTKMDKEIFVLSTILNLQHLISTANIK from the coding sequence ATGTATAGAAAAGATTTGGAGCTGAATTTAGCAAATGCAAATTTAAGCAACTACTTCTTACTTTTTGGAGCGGACGAGTTTCAGATCGAGCTCTTTGGCAAAGAAATTTTGAGCTTTTACTCTAGCGAAGATGCGAATTTATTAAGCCTTTATTTTGACGAGTACAACTACACGCAAGCAAGCTCTCACCTAAGCGAACAGTCACTTTTTGGTGGTAAAAATATCCTTTATGTAAAAAGCGACAAAAAGATCCCAGCAAAAGAGCTAAAAGAGCTCATCTTACTTTGCTCAAAAAGCCAAGATAATTACTTTTTATTTGAGCTTTATGAGTCCGATATGAAACTAGTTTTTGATACGCAAAAGGCTTTTGGGACAAATTTTGCGAGATTTTTTAAGCCATCAACTCCAGATGAAGCGATAAATTTACTAGCCAAAAACTCAGCCAAAATAGGCCTAAACATAACCAAAAACGCACTTTATGAGCTTTACTTTACACATAATGAAAATTTATACCTTGCAGCAAGCGAGCTAACAAAACTAAAGAGCCTAAACACACACATCGAACAAGATGATGTAAAAAGGCTGGTTTTTGGACTTGGCGGGATAAATTTTGATGATTTTTTTAATAAATTTATGGCCCTAAAAGACATAAAAAACGACTTTTTTACCTATCTAGAAGATCCAAATTTTAATGAAATTTTACTTCTAAACTCACTTTACAAAGCATTTTTTAGGCTATTTAAAATTTACTCTTACATTAAGATAAATGGTCGCTTAAATTTAGATGAGGCAATTGGTTATCAACCGCCTGTAAATGTAGCAAATTTATTAAAAACAAATAGCTTGAAACTAAATTTAAACGCCTATTTGGAGATATTTAAAACGCTAAATTTAGTCGAGTTAGAGCTAAAAACAAACACAAAAATGGATAAAGAAATTTTTGTATTATCAACTATTTTAAATTTACAACATCTCATATCAACAGCAAATATTAAGTAA
- the rpsF gene encoding 30S ribosomal protein S6 produces the protein MKHYELLFILKPTLTEEEVKAKVDFVKEVITKNGGEIATVVEMGTRKLAYTIKKYERGTYFVIYYKAPPALLAELTRNVRITEDIIRFLSVKYENKREIAAWERLCKGIKQTIKKEPREPRAPREPRVEKVDEQTFTEE, from the coding sequence ATGAAACATTACGAGCTTTTATTTATTCTTAAGCCGACATTAACGGAAGAGGAAGTTAAAGCTAAGGTTGACTTTGTAAAAGAAGTCATAACAAAAAATGGCGGCGAGATCGCTACTGTCGTTGAGATGGGTACTAGAAAGTTAGCCTATACCATCAAAAAATATGAGCGTGGAACATACTTTGTTATCTATTACAAAGCGCCACCAGCACTTCTTGCAGAGCTTACAAGAAACGTAAGAATCACTGAAGATATCATAAGATTTTTAAGCGTTAAATATGAAAATAAACGCGAAATCGCAGCTTGGGAAAGACTTTGCAAAGGTATCAAACAAACCATAAAAAAAGAGCCTCGCGAGCCAAGAGCACCGCGTGAGCCAAGAGTTGAAAAAGTAGACGAGCAAACTTTTACAGAAGAATAA
- a CDS encoding single-stranded DNA-binding protein has translation MFNKVVLVGNLTRDIELRYTTSGSAIGNSGIAVTRKFNTNGEKREETCFIDISFFGKSAEIANQYLSKGSKLLIEGRLKFDQWTDNNGQNRSKHSIVVENMEMLGGNSGANGQSQGGFNQNSSYSQQRNNGLNNSYGNGGYQNSASQRQQMQPQNKKVQEEYYEEKIPDINIDADNFDGDNEIPF, from the coding sequence ATGTTCAATAAAGTAGTACTAGTTGGGAATTTAACAAGAGATATCGAGCTAAGATACACTACTAGCGGATCTGCTATAGGAAATTCCGGTATTGCTGTTACTAGAAAATTTAATACTAACGGCGAAAAACGTGAAGAGACATGCTTTATTGACATATCGTTCTTTGGCAAATCAGCTGAGATAGCAAATCAATATTTAAGCAAAGGCTCCAAACTTCTGATTGAAGGAAGATTAAAATTTGATCAATGGACAGACAATAATGGACAAAACCGTTCAAAGCACTCAATTGTAGTTGAAAATATGGAGATGCTTGGCGGAAATAGCGGAGCTAATGGACAAAGTCAAGGTGGATTTAATCAAAATAGTTCGTACTCACAACAACGAAATAATGGTTTAAATAATAGCTATGGTAATGGTGGATATCAAAATTCAGCATCACAAAGACAGCAAATGCAACCACAAAATAAAAAAGTACAAGAAGAGTACTATGAGGAAAAAATCCCTGATATAAACATTGACGCCGATAATTTTGATGGCGACAACGAAATACCGTTTTAA
- the rpsR gene encoding 30S ribosomal protein S18: MAEKRKYSRKYCKFTEAKIDFIDYKDTSLLKYCLSERFKIMPRRLTGTSKRHQEMVEKAIKRARHAAIIPYIVDRDDVVSNPFDGL; this comes from the coding sequence ATGGCAGAAAAAAGAAAATATTCACGTAAATATTGCAAATTTACAGAAGCAAAAATTGATTTTATAGATTATAAAGATACTTCTCTTTTAAAGTATTGTTTATCAGAGAGATTTAAAATAATGCCAAGGCGTTTAACTGGCACATCAAAAAGACACCAAGAGATGGTAGAAAAAGCGATCAAAAGAGCTCGTCATGCAGCAATCATACCTTACATAGTAGATCGCGATGATGTAGTTTCAAATCCTTTTGATGGACTATAA
- a CDS encoding bifunctional 3,4-dihydroxy-2-butanone 4-phosphate synthase/GTP cyclohydrolase II, whose translation MAFENVLKAIEDIKNGKMVIMVDDEDRENEGDLVFSAASSDMQKVNFAITHAKGVLCLAMDEANAKRLDLPLMVSKNTSSHETAFTVTIDAKEATTGVSAYERDMTIRLAASTDSVPENFVRPGHIFPLIAKKGGVLVRTGHTEGSVDLCKLAGVSPMAAICEIVKEDGTMARRDYLEEFCKKFNLNMISVSELVEYRLSHESLIEVSPAKSVKICGFEAKRYDIKDHENKNHAAYVFGETKAQTNVKFQKISKDHELLSGDKFDNLLKSLDFLSKNGGVLLFLDSNKNNASSQKDYGIGAQILKYFGISEIELLSSNKNKEFVSLAGFGLDIKGYKEI comes from the coding sequence ATGGCATTTGAAAATGTATTAAAAGCGATTGAAGATATAAAAAATGGCAAAATGGTAATTATGGTCGATGACGAGGACCGTGAGAATGAAGGAGACTTGGTCTTTTCAGCGGCAAGTAGCGATATGCAAAAGGTTAATTTTGCGATCACTCATGCAAAAGGTGTGCTTTGCCTTGCGATGGATGAAGCAAACGCAAAAAGACTTGATTTGCCGCTAATGGTTTCTAAAAATACATCTAGCCACGAAACCGCATTTACTGTCACAATTGATGCAAAGGAGGCAACGACAGGCGTAAGTGCTTATGAGCGTGATATGACGATTAGACTTGCTGCTAGTACTGATTCGGTGCCTGAAAATTTTGTAAGGCCTGGGCATATATTTCCGCTTATTGCAAAGAAAGGCGGCGTACTCGTTCGAACAGGTCATACTGAAGGATCAGTTGATCTTTGCAAACTTGCTGGCGTTAGTCCAATGGCAGCAATTTGCGAGATCGTAAAAGAAGATGGCACAATGGCCAGACGTGATTATCTGGAAGAATTCTGTAAAAAATTTAACCTAAATATGATAAGCGTTTCTGAATTAGTAGAATACAGACTTAGCCACGAAAGCTTAATAGAGGTTTCGCCCGCAAAGAGTGTAAAAATCTGTGGTTTTGAAGCAAAAAGATATGACATAAAAGATCACGAAAATAAAAATCACGCTGCCTATGTTTTCGGAGAGACAAAAGCGCAAACTAATGTAAAATTTCAAAAAATAAGCAAAGACCATGAGCTTTTAAGCGGAGATAAATTTGATAATTTATTAAAGTCGTTGGATTTTTTAAGTAAAAATGGTGGAGTGTTACTATTTTTAGACAGTAATAAAAACAATGCAAGCTCACAAAAAGATTATGGCATTGGGGCACAAATTTTAAAGTATTTTGGCATAAGCGAAATTGAGCTTTTAAGCTCAAATAAAAATAAAGAATTTGTAAGCCTTGCAGGTTTTGGTCTTGATATAAAGGGCTATAAAGAAATTTAA
- the panB gene encoding 3-methyl-2-oxobutanoate hydroxymethyltransferase, giving the protein MKNEKTQKKKLSINDIKNKKGIEPIIMITAYDALFAKLFDDYADIILVGDSLNMSFNMQESTISADMNTMLYHTKAVCNGAKNTFIMADMPFGSYTNEKQAIKNAMKFFKQTNTDAVKLEVGMHQVNLVKRLCEEGINVMAHIGLKPQFYKFEGGYKIKGRSEIEAKKLIEEALAFEQVGAFGILLEGTMSSVASEITKQVHVPVIGIGSGVNVDGQVLVWSDMLGFFEDFKPKFVKRYLDGADIVRKSVQSYANDVKGKNFPSEEFCY; this is encoded by the coding sequence ATGAAAAATGAAAAAACTCAGAAGAAAAAACTAAGCATAAATGATATAAAAAATAAAAAAGGCATTGAGCCTATTATAATGATAACTGCCTATGATGCGTTATTTGCTAAGCTTTTTGATGATTATGCTGATATTATTTTGGTTGGCGATAGCTTAAATATGAGTTTTAATATGCAAGAAAGTACGATAAGTGCGGACATGAATACCATGCTTTATCATACAAAGGCCGTTTGTAATGGAGCTAAAAATACTTTTATCATGGCCGATATGCCATTTGGTAGTTACACAAATGAAAAGCAAGCGATAAAAAATGCGATGAAATTTTTCAAACAGACAAATACCGATGCGGTAAAGCTCGAAGTTGGCATGCATCAAGTAAATTTAGTAAAGCGTCTTTGCGAAGAGGGCATAAACGTTATGGCTCACATTGGTTTAAAGCCTCAGTTTTATAAATTTGAAGGCGGCTATAAGATAAAGGGAAGAAGCGAGATCGAGGCAAAAAAGCTAATTGAAGAGGCTTTGGCGTTTGAGCAAGTTGGAGCATTTGGTATCTTGCTTGAGGGTACGATGAGTAGCGTGGCTAGCGAGATAACAAAGCAGGTTCATGTGCCAGTCATTGGTATCGGATCTGGAGTAAACGTCGATGGACAAGTGCTTGTATGGTCTGACATGCTTGGGTTTTTTGAAGACTTTAAACCAAAATTTGTAAAACGCTATCTTGATGGAGCGGATATTGTAAGAAAGAGTGTGCAATCCTACGCAAATGATGTAAAAGGCAAAAATTTTCCAAGTGAAGAATTTTGCTATTAG
- a CDS encoding histidine phosphotransferase: protein MGILKRLEIDYSYDIVEEFLSHYALMCDLLEPLIINLGRADKYKDSILELTRIFHNIKSAAGFMHLDPILKLTTLAEEITQEARSLKGPANDKFIDWLLLISDQFNKYKDDVENDFEYFSVLEPKIIDVPAKLN from the coding sequence ATGGGTATATTAAAAAGGCTTGAAATAGATTACTCTTATGATATAGTTGAAGAATTTTTATCTCACTATGCTTTAATGTGCGATTTACTTGAGCCTTTGATAATAAATTTAGGAAGAGCTGATAAATATAAAGATAGTATCTTAGAGCTTACTAGGATTTTTCATAATATTAAATCAGCAGCAGGATTCATGCATCTTGATCCGATATTAAAGCTTACAACTTTAGCTGAAGAGATAACTCAAGAGGCAAGAAGTCTAAAAGGGCCAGCAAATGATAAATTTATAGATTGGTTGCTGCTTATTAGTGATCAGTTTAATAAATATAAAGATGATGTCGAGAACGATTTTGAATATTTTAGCGTTCTTGAGCCAAAAATCATTGATGTGCCTGCAAAACTTAACTAA
- a CDS encoding cache domain-containing protein: MNKYKKYFNFYIVFIFIIVLGGLFYFLYSSYMAEKMQNNMRVFFDYQVKQLNKSIDDEKFSSMAISILLAQNESIQMCLLGQSRDECIKNIENLTKTLGAASMYNNIKLHIYDKDLKSYVRSWDLNRYGDMIASSRFLVQESRHQNKPMVGIEAWYAGTHIRAVSNVIRDGRIIGNIEVLLNFDSLGNYFKKQGIDLFVLLAKDKMPSRKSIPSDQILNDYYIENLSSANLNIVGFLRDINFKEYEFYVYKTHYFCVVPLIDASNTQIGYYVLHVNTNEKERNISQNYFESEELF, from the coding sequence TTGAATAAATATAAAAAATATTTTAATTTCTATATCGTTTTTATCTTTATCATAGTACTTGGAGGGCTTTTTTACTTTCTTTACAGCTCTTATATGGCTGAAAAGATGCAAAATAATATGCGAGTCTTTTTCGATTACCAGGTAAAACAGCTTAATAAAAGTATAGATGATGAGAAATTTTCATCAATGGCGATCTCTATCTTGCTTGCTCAAAATGAGTCTATACAAATGTGCTTGCTAGGACAAAGCCGCGATGAATGCATAAAAAATATCGAAAATTTAACCAAAACCCTTGGCGCAGCATCGATGTATAACAACATTAAGCTTCACATTTATGATAAAGATCTAAAAAGCTATGTAAGGAGCTGGGATCTAAACAGATATGGTGATATGATCGCTAGTAGTAGGTTTTTAGTGCAAGAGTCAAGGCATCAAAACAAGCCCATGGTCGGCATCGAGGCGTGGTATGCTGGAACGCATATAAGGGCTGTCTCAAACGTAATACGTGATGGTAGAATTATTGGCAACATCGAGGTTTTGTTAAATTTTGACTCACTTGGAAATTATTTTAAAAAGCAAGGAATTGATCTATTTGTTCTTTTGGCAAAAGACAAGATGCCATCACGTAAAAGCATTCCGAGTGATCAAATTTTAAATGATTATTACATCGAAAATTTAAGCAGTGCAAATTTAAATATTGTAGGTTTTTTGCGTGATATTAATTTTAAAGAATATGAATTTTACGTTTATAAAACACACTACTTTTGCGTGGTGCCACTAATAGACGCTAGTAATACACAGATAGGCTATTATGTGCTTCATGTAAATACCAATGAAAAAGAGCGAAATATTTCACAAAATTATTTTGAGTCAGAAGAACTCTTTTAG
- a CDS encoding HIT family protein, which translates to MIYEDKFIKIEREDNELPWIKIFTIKPFRELSDCDEASRARLFEAMLVAEKAMLEFYKPTKINIASFGNYVPHVHIHVIARFSDDAFFPDSVWANPKRKSELVLPEFDKFAKFLEEKLRASFE; encoded by the coding sequence ATGATCTATGAAGATAAATTTATAAAAATCGAGCGTGAAGACAACGAACTTCCATGGATAAAAATTTTTACCATTAAGCCATTTCGTGAGTTAAGCGATTGCGATGAAGCGAGTAGGGCTAGGCTATTTGAAGCGATGCTAGTAGCTGAAAAGGCGATGCTTGAGTTTTATAAACCAACCAAAATAAACATTGCAAGCTTCGGAAACTACGTGCCACACGTGCATATTCATGTTATTGCTAGATTTAGTGATGATGCATTTTTTCCAGATAGTGTTTGGGCTAATCCAAAAAGAAAAAGTGAGCTTGTGTTGCCAGAATTTGATAAATTTGCAAAATTTTTAGAAGAAAAGTTAAGGGCTAGTTTTGAATAA
- a CDS encoding AI-2E family transporter gives MNNRLFFGIFVFCALALVVYLFKPYLLDIFIAALLAVAVSNVQIAFLSLTKNRKTLSSALTTSVLLCLFIAPLLYAVVEIAKYAAGFDINNVTKTIEFIKNYDFRMPESINFLEPKIKEFIGGLDIKMLFSQLATNLASLGKLSLKFGVDMIIILVFFFFCNLYGNELISYLKYALPLKQDDTESILSEVGNVMSVVFYSTIANMIIQGFLFAIITSFYGYDGVLTGIFFSFASLIPVVGGILAWGPISIYEFANGNTAAAITIAIYTIVVISFAADTLLKPLVIKFINSKLVKIPTKINELLIFFAMLAGITTFGFWGVILGPAIVTFFISTIKLYTLLRERNFV, from the coding sequence ATGAACAATAGACTATTTTTTGGAATTTTTGTATTTTGTGCTTTGGCTTTGGTGGTCTATCTTTTTAAACCATATTTGCTTGATATTTTTATCGCTGCGCTGCTTGCTGTCGCGGTTTCAAATGTCCAAATCGCATTTTTATCGCTCACTAAAAACCGCAAGACGCTTTCATCGGCTCTTACCACATCTGTGCTTCTTTGCTTATTTATCGCCCCACTTCTTTATGCGGTGGTTGAGATCGCAAAATACGCAGCTGGCTTTGATATAAACAATGTCACAAAGACTATCGAATTTATCAAAAATTATGATTTTAGGATGCCTGAGTCGATAAATTTTTTAGAGCCAAAGATAAAAGAATTTATCGGTGGACTTGATATTAAGATGCTTTTTTCTCAACTTGCGACAAATCTTGCAAGTCTAGGTAAGTTAAGCCTTAAATTTGGCGTTGATATGATTATTATTTTGGTCTTTTTCTTCTTTTGCAATCTTTATGGCAATGAACTAATCAGCTATCTAAAATATGCACTTCCGCTAAAGCAAGATGACACAGAGTCTATTTTAAGCGAGGTTGGTAACGTGATGAGTGTGGTCTTTTATTCAACCATTGCAAATATGATAATCCAAGGCTTTTTATTTGCTATTATCACAAGCTTTTACGGCTATGACGGCGTGCTAACTGGCATCTTTTTTAGCTTTGCTTCACTCATCCCAGTCGTTGGTGGTATTTTGGCATGGGGGCCTATTAGCATTTATGAGTTTGCAAATGGCAACACAGCAGCAGCGATAACTATCGCAATTTATACGATCGTAGTGATCTCATTTGCAGCTGATACGCTATTAAAGCCACTTGTTATTAAATTTATAAACTCAAAGCTGGTTAAAATACCAACAAAAATAAATGAACTTCTTATATTCTTCGCGATGCTTGCAGGTATCACGACATTTGGATTTTGGGGTGTGATCCTTGGACCAGCGATCGTGACATTTTTTATCTCGACTATCAAGCTTTATACGCTTTTAAGAGAGAGAAATTTTGTATAA